A single window of Myxocyprinus asiaticus isolate MX2 ecotype Aquarium Trade chromosome 34, UBuf_Myxa_2, whole genome shotgun sequence DNA harbors:
- the dnajc8 gene encoding dnaJ homolog subfamily C member 8 encodes MAAAGGSGEDAFQSFYTEVKQIEKRDSVLTSKQQIDRLLRPGASYFNLNPFEVLQIDPEATDEELKKRFRQLSILVHPDKNQDDVDRAQLAFEAVDKAYKMLLEPEQKKKALDVIHAGKEYVEHMMTQKKKQLKKDGKSTDMEEDDPEMFRQAVYKQTMKLFAELEIKRKERDAKDMHERKRQREEEIETQERAKREREWQKNFEETRDGRVDSWRNFQAKGKTKKEKKNRSFLKPPKVKMEKRE; translated from the exons ATGGCGGCTGCGGGCGGTAGTGGTGAAGATGCGTTTCAAAGCTTCTACACTGAA GTGAAGCAGATTGAGAAGAGAGACTCAGTTTTAACCTCTAAACAGCAGATTGACAGATTACTGCGACCTGGAGCTTCATACTTTAATCTCAACCCATTTGAG GTGCTTCAGATCGACCCTGAGGCCACAGATGAGGAGCTGAAGAAACGCTTCCGacag TTGTCGATACTCGTCCATCCAGACAAGAATCAGGATGATGTGGATCGAGCTCAGCTTGCGTTTGAAG CGGTTGATAAGGCCTATAAGATGCTGCTGGAGCCGGAGCAGAAGAAGAAAGCATTAGACGTCATTCATGCTGGGAAAGAGTACGTGGAGCACatg ATGACTCAGAAGAAGAAACAGTTGAAGAAGGACGGGAAGTCCACTGACATGGAGGAAGATGACCCAGAAATG TTCAGACAGGCGGTTTATAAACAGACCATGAAACTCTTCGCTGAACTGGAGATCAAAAGAAAAGAGCGAGACGCAAAAGACATGCATGAAag GAAACGACAAAGAGAAGAAGAGATCGAGACGCAGGAACGGGCTAAACGAGAGCGAGAGTGGCAGAAGAACTTTGAG GAAACTCGTGATGGTCGTGTGGACAGCTGGAGGAACTTCCAGGCcaaaggaaagactaagaaagagaaaaagaaccgATCGTTCCTGAAACCCCCGAAAGTCAAGATGGAGAAGAGAGAGTGA
- the LOC127425097 gene encoding heterogeneous nuclear ribonucleoprotein R-like, producing the protein MAAEVNGSSGLVKEDEEPMDVTATHTENYQTLLDAGLPQKVAESLDNIFQTGLVAYVDLDERALDALREFNEEGALSVLQQFKESDLSHVQNKSAFLCGVMKTYRQREKQGNKVQESTKGPDETKIKALLERTGYTLDVTTGQRKYGGPPPEEVFTGPQPGIGTEVFVGKIPRDLYEDELVPLFEKAGPIWDLRLMMDPLTGQNRGYAFITFCGKDAALEAVKLCDNYEIRSGKYLGVCISVANNRLFVGSIPKNKTRESILEDFGKVTEGLQEVILYTQPDDKKKNRGFCFLEYEDHKSAAQARRRLMSGKVKVWGNPVTVEWADPVAEPDPEVMAKVKVLFVRKLASPVTEELLEKTFSQFGKLERVKKLKDYAFVHFEERDAAVKAMQEMNGKELCGEEIEIVLAKPPDKKRKERQAARQTTRNTGYDDYYYYPPPRMPPPGRGRGRGGRGGYAYPPDYYGYEEYYDDYYGYDYHDYRGGYDDPYYAYDDGYTMRGRGSRGSRGAPPPPRARAAPPARGRGGYPPRGGAPMGAGRGGRGARGGPFQPLRGRGTRGLRGNRGGNVGGKRKADIFNQPDSKRRQTTNQQNWGSQPIAQQPLQQSSDYAGNYGYSNDALEFSQDSYGQQWK; encoded by the exons aTGGCTGCTGAGGTGAATGGCAGCTCTGGTCTGGTAAAAGAAGACGAGGAACCCATGGACGTGACCGCCACTCACACAGAGAATTACCAGACGCTGCTGGACGCTGGACTGCCCCAGAAGGTGGCCGAGAGTCTGGACAACATCTTTCAGACCG gtttgGTGGCGTATGTTGATCTGGACGAGCGAGCACTTGATGCTCTGCGTGAGTTTAATGAAGAAGGTGCTCTGTCAGTACTGCAGCAGTTCAAAGAGTCTGACCTCTCACACGTGCAG AATAAGAGCGCTTTTCTGTGTGGTGTGATGAAGACATACAGACAGAGGGAGAAACAGGGTAACAAAGTGCAAGAGTCAACTAAAGGCCCCGATGAGACCAAGATAAAG GCTCTGCTGGAGAGGACGGGATACACTCTAGACGTCACCACCGGTCAGAGGAAATATGGTGGTCCTCCTCCAGAGGAAGTGTTCACGGGACCCCAGCCGGGCATCGGCACCGAG gtgtttgtggGTAAGATCCCACGTGACCTGTACGAGGACGAGCTGGTGCCGCTGTTTGAGAAGGCCGGTCCTATATGGGATCTGAGGTTAATGATGGACCCGCTCACCGGTCAGAACCGCGGCTACGCCTTCATCACCTTCTGCGGCAAAGATGCTGCTCTGGAAGCTGTTAAACTG TGCGACAACTATGAGATCCGGTCGGGGAAATATCTGGGCGTGTGCATCTCTGTGGCCAACAATCGCCTCTTTGTGGGATCAATTCCAAAGAACAAAACCCGGGAAAGTATTCTGGAAGATTTCGGCAAAGTTACAG agggTTTGCAGGAAGTGATTTTGTACACGCAGCCAGATGATAAAAAGAAGAATCGCGGTTTCTGTTTTCTGGAATATGAAGATCATAAATCAGCGGCTCAGGCGCGCCGCAGGCTCATGAGTGGGAAGGTGAAGGTTTGGGGGAACCCTGTTACTGTGGAGTGGGCTGACCCGGTGGCAGAGCCTGACCCAGAGGTCATGGCAAAG gTGAAGGTGTTGTTTGTGCGTAAACTGGCATCACCGGTCACAGAGGAGTTACTGGAGAAAACGTTTTCTCAGTTTGGGAAACTGGAGCGAGTCAAGAAGCTTAAAGACTACGCGTTTGTTCACTTCGAGGAGCGAGATGCTGCAGTCAAG GCGATGCAGGAGATGAACGGTAAAGAACTGTGTGGTGAGGAGATCGAGATTGTGCTGGCGAAACCTCCAGATAAGAAGAGGAAAGAACGACAAGCTGCACGACAAACCACCAGAAACACGGG GTATGATGACTATTATTACTACCCTCCCCCTCGCATGCCTCCTCCGGGACGCGGCCGTGGGCGTGGAGGACGTGGGGGCTACGCCTATCCTCCTGATTACTACGGTTATGAAGAATACTATGACGACTACTATGGTTATGACTACCATGACTACCGGGGTGGCTACGATGACCCGTATTACGCTTATGACGACGGTTACACCATGAGGGGGCGGGGCAGTCGTGGCAGCCGAGGAGCTCCGCCTCCTCCCCGGGCCCGTGCGGCTCCACCAGCGCGCGGCAGGGGTGGCTATCCTCCGAGGGGCGGGGCTCCTATGGGCGCAGGGCGCGGCGGTCGTGGGGCTCGTGGGGGGCCCTTTCAGCCTCTGAGGGGCCGCGGCACTCGAGGGCTCCGGGGAAACCGCGGAGGGAATGTTGGCGGGAAGAGGAAGGCAGACATATTTAACCAGCCGGACTCCAAACGCCGCCAGACCACCAACCAGCAAAATTGGGGCTCGCAGCCCATCGCCCAGCAACCGCTGCAGCAGAGCTCCGACTACGCCGGTAATTACGGTTACAGCAATGACGCGCTCGAGTTCTCCCAAGATTCCTATGGCCAGCAGTGGAAGTAG